A genomic window from Candidatus Denitrolinea symbiosum includes:
- a CDS encoding tyrosine--tRNA ligase, which translates to MNIEEQVELLMQGTEYGDEDLKKAMTADLRERLLSAQKEGRPLRVYCGYDPTSTDLHLGHTITMRKLRQFQDLGHEATFLIGSYTALVGDPSDKNKARPILTEEQVMDNARTYAEQAFRVLDRQKTIIRYNGEWLSKLTLVDLIRLGQNFTVQQFLARDNFSNRLEKGEPIFLHETFYALMQGYDAVAMQTDVQVGGTDQLFNIIVAGRKLQEALGQKPLVGIICGILPGTDGVQRMSKSTGNVVPINTDAADMYGKVMSIPDSAMGLYYRLATRFGPHEIDAVEKSLADGTLHPRDAKMRLAREIAAIFHGEAEADAAQANFVRTFQQRETPVEMEEYAFKPGQSVLDVLMDAGLAESKSKARALIDQKGVRLDGKTLERGDVPFPHAGVLQVGKRRFVRVR; encoded by the coding sequence ATGAACATCGAAGAACAAGTCGAACTTTTAATGCAAGGCACGGAGTATGGCGACGAAGACCTGAAGAAGGCCATGACCGCCGATCTGCGCGAGCGGCTGCTGTCCGCGCAAAAAGAGGGCCGGCCCTTGCGCGTCTATTGCGGATACGATCCCACCTCCACCGACCTGCATCTCGGGCATACGATCACGATGCGGAAACTGCGCCAGTTCCAGGACCTCGGCCACGAGGCGACTTTCCTCATTGGGAGTTACACCGCGCTGGTGGGCGATCCCTCCGACAAGAATAAGGCGCGTCCCATCCTGACCGAGGAGCAGGTGATGGACAACGCCAGAACCTACGCCGAGCAGGCTTTCCGCGTGCTCGACCGCCAGAAGACAATTATCCGTTATAACGGCGAATGGCTCTCGAAACTTACGCTGGTGGACTTGATCCGTCTTGGGCAGAATTTCACCGTCCAACAGTTTTTGGCGCGCGATAATTTTTCCAACCGGCTGGAGAAGGGCGAGCCGATCTTCCTGCATGAGACGTTCTATGCGCTGATGCAGGGCTACGACGCGGTCGCCATGCAGACCGACGTTCAGGTGGGCGGCACCGATCAGTTATTCAATATCATCGTGGCGGGACGCAAACTTCAGGAAGCGCTGGGACAGAAACCGCTGGTGGGAATCATCTGCGGCATTTTGCCCGGCACCGACGGCGTGCAGCGTATGTCCAAGTCCACCGGCAACGTCGTCCCGATCAACACCGACGCGGCCGACATGTACGGCAAAGTGATGTCTATCCCCGATTCGGCCATGGGATTGTATTACCGCCTGGCGACGCGCTTCGGCCCGCACGAGATCGACGCGGTCGAGAAATCGCTGGCGGACGGGACTCTGCATCCGCGCGACGCGAAGATGAGGCTGGCGCGCGAGATCGCGGCCATCTTCCACGGGGAGGCGGAGGCGGACGCGGCGCAGGCGAACTTTGTCCGCACCTTCCAGCAGCGGGAGACTCCCGTTGAGATGGAGGAGTACGCCTTCAAGCCGGGGCAGTCCGTGCTGGACGTCCTGATGGACGCGGGGCTGGCGGAGAGCAAGAGCAAGGCGCGGGCGCTGATAGACCAGAAGGGCGTGCGCCTCGACGGGAAGACGCTGGAGCGCGGCGACGTTCCGTTCCCCCACGCGGGCGTCTTGCAGGTGGGCAAGCGGCGGTTCGTGCGAGTCAGATAA
- a CDS encoding HNH endonuclease codes for MFEPVLVLNANFEPINICDTRRAIGLIFSGKAAMVVNGRGNIRAVSQVFPRPSVIRLEDMIRRPRPRVKLTRREVFRRDNYTCQYCGRRDGNLTVDHVLPKHMGGEHIWTNVVAACPSCNHRKGGKNPEEAHMRLLHIPKEPPASAVYIFGRHLTEYSEWEPFVAGW; via the coding sequence ATGTTCGAGCCTGTATTGGTGCTAAACGCCAATTTCGAACCCATCAACATCTGCGATACGCGCCGCGCCATCGGTCTGATCTTTTCGGGGAAGGCGGCGATGGTGGTGAACGGGCGCGGAAATATCCGCGCGGTCTCGCAGGTCTTTCCGCGGCCATCGGTCATCCGTCTTGAAGATATGATCCGCCGTCCGCGGCCGCGCGTCAAACTGACTCGCCGCGAGGTCTTCCGTCGGGACAATTATACTTGTCAATATTGCGGGCGCAGGGATGGAAATCTCACTGTGGACCATGTGCTGCCGAAGCACATGGGCGGCGAACACATCTGGACGAACGTGGTGGCGGCCTGTCCCTCGTGCAATCACCGCAAGGGAGGCAAAAATCCTGAGGAGGCACACATGCGCCTGCTCCACATCCCAAAGGAGCCGCCCGCCAGCGCGGTCTATATTTTTGGCCGCCACCTGACGGAATATTCCGAATGGGAACCGTTCGTCGCCGGCTGGTAA
- a CDS encoding peroxidase: MADTWLTTLITATPQEGFELAITLSRRGVKYTQPDAAVREKLRPVYAENADSLTAASQVIAINFQTIAAANNYWRK, from the coding sequence ATGGCAGACACATGGCTTACCACCCTGATCACCGCCACCCCGCAGGAGGGGTTCGAACTCGCCATCACGCTCAGCCGCCGCGGCGTCAAATACACCCAACCCGACGCGGCCGTGCGCGAGAAACTGCGCCCGGTCTACGCGGAGAACGCGGATTCGCTGACCGCGGCTTCGCAGGTCATCGCCATCAACTTCCAGACCATCGCCGCCGCCAACAACTACTGGCGCAAGTAG
- a CDS encoding ABC transporter ATP-binding protein — protein MIETHDLSKQFDKGFWAVDGVSLTVRPGQILALLGQNGAGKTTTVRMLTALLHPTRGWARVDGYDTVADGAKVRAAIGVLTEQHGLYMRMSAVEYLDFFGELYGVVGPAYRAERTRLLEYFGLAEAAHRRIGEYSKGMKQKLALARALIHNPSVLLLDEPTSAMDPESARLVRDQIASLKSSRRTIVICTHNLSEAELLADAVAVIYRGRILVSGTLDELKDAVLGPREYEVSLARDWDLDGFVPPAGVTLSGRDADRLRFRVSDPRAVNPQLVHELSARQAPVVSVQESPRALEQVYLKVMADAQAAPLQPEIR, from the coding sequence ATGATCGAAACCCACGACCTCAGCAAACAATTCGACAAGGGCTTCTGGGCGGTGGACGGCGTCTCGCTGACCGTCAGGCCCGGACAGATCCTTGCCCTGCTCGGACAGAACGGCGCGGGCAAGACCACCACCGTCCGCATGTTGACTGCGCTTCTTCATCCGACCCGCGGCTGGGCGCGCGTCGACGGGTACGACACCGTCGCCGACGGCGCGAAAGTCCGCGCGGCCATCGGCGTGTTGACCGAACAGCACGGCCTCTACATGCGCATGAGCGCGGTCGAATACCTGGATTTTTTCGGCGAACTCTACGGCGTAGTCGGCCCGGCCTACCGCGCGGAGCGGACCCGCCTGCTCGAATACTTTGGCCTGGCCGAGGCGGCCCATCGCCGCATCGGCGAATATTCCAAAGGCATGAAGCAGAAACTCGCGCTGGCGCGGGCCCTGATCCATAACCCGTCTGTGCTGCTGCTCGATGAACCGACCTCCGCTATGGACCCTGAATCAGCGCGCCTCGTCCGCGACCAGATCGCCAGCCTGAAATCCTCCCGGCGCACGATCGTCATCTGCACGCACAACCTTTCCGAAGCGGAACTGCTGGCAGACGCGGTCGCGGTGATCTACCGCGGGCGGATCCTCGTCAGCGGGACGCTGGATGAATTGAAGGACGCGGTCCTCGGTCCAAGAGAATACGAAGTGAGTCTCGCGCGCGATTGGGACCTGGACGGCTTCGTCCCGCCCGCGGGCGTGACGCTCAGCGGGCGCGACGCCGACCGGCTCCGCTTCCGCGTGAGCGATCCGCGCGCCGTGAATCCGCAGTTGGTGCATGAATTATCGGCGCGCCAGGCCCCCGTCGTGTCGGTGCAAGAGTCGCCGCGCGCGCTGGAGCAGGTCTACCTCAAGGTGATGGCCGACGCGCAGGCCGCGCCTCTCCAGCCCGAGATCAGGTAG
- a CDS encoding prolipoprotein diacylglyceryl transferase, protein MIRFLFDGIYIYPANGDPWRLLAWYGVILMSGAMAGAWLAAREVKRRGGDPEVVWDLLVYLIIGGVIGARLWHVFTPPPSSIEQGITTSYYLTHPIDLVNLRKGGLGIPGAVIGGMIALYYYTRKYKMNFAEWTDIAAPSVALGQAIGRFGNYFNQEVYGAPTDLPWKIYIEPAYRVSGFKQYDYFHPLFLYEALWNLANMFLLIWLSRRFADQLKPGDVFLAYLIVYPVGRFLLDFLRLDAAQLGGINANQTFMAIVALIAATALFIRHRPRKE, encoded by the coding sequence ATGATTCGGTTTTTGTTTGACGGTATCTACATTTACCCCGCCAACGGCGACCCCTGGCGGCTGCTGGCCTGGTACGGCGTCATCCTGATGAGCGGCGCGATGGCCGGCGCCTGGCTGGCGGCGCGCGAAGTCAAGCGGCGCGGCGGCGACCCCGAAGTCGTCTGGGACCTGCTGGTCTACCTCATCATCGGCGGCGTGATCGGCGCGCGGCTGTGGCACGTTTTCACCCCGCCGCCCTCGTCCATCGAGCAGGGTATCACCACTTCCTATTACCTGACCCACCCGATTGATCTGGTCAACCTCCGCAAAGGCGGCCTGGGAATCCCCGGCGCGGTCATCGGCGGGATGATCGCGCTCTATTACTACACGCGCAAATACAAGATGAACTTCGCCGAATGGACCGATATCGCCGCGCCCTCCGTCGCGCTCGGGCAGGCTATCGGACGCTTTGGCAACTACTTCAACCAGGAAGTCTACGGCGCGCCTACCGACCTGCCGTGGAAGATCTACATTGAACCGGCCTATCGCGTCAGCGGTTTTAAGCAATACGACTACTTCCACCCGCTCTTCCTCTACGAGGCGCTTTGGAACCTCGCCAACATGTTCTTGCTGATCTGGCTTTCGCGTCGCTTTGCCGATCAGCTCAAACCGGGCGATGTGTTTCTAGCCTACCTGATCGTCTATCCCGTCGGACGCTTCCTGCTCGACTTCCTCCGCCTCGACGCCGCGCAGCTCGGCGGCATCAACGCCAACCAGACCTTCATGGCGATCGTCGCGCTCATCGCCGCGACCGCGCTGTTCATCCGCCATCGCCCGCGCAAAGAATAA